The Bacilli bacterium region TTTCAATAGCGTTCATCGCTACTTTAGAAAACTTAAGCCGGCGAATAAAAAAGATTCCCGGGCATATTTTATCTCCGAATTTGGCGGCTATTCATTAGCTCTTGACTTTCATCGTTTTAACGAAGAGAAAGAGTATGGTTATCGAAAATTCAAAACCACGATTGACTTAGAAAATGCTTTTATTCAATTATATCGCGAAGAGGTAATGCCCCTATTTCTTTCCGGATTAGCCGGGGTCATCTACACGCAATTATGCGATGTGGAAGAAGAGACTAATGGCCTTATTACTTACGACCGGAAGATCGAAAAAATGCACGCCGATAAAATCTATTCCATATTAAGCAAGATTCACTACTGATCTTGTTTCTCTTTAAATACGTAATCGTAATATTCAACTTCGTTTTCCGTGCCTGCGATTTTACTCATAAAATCGTAACACTGATCGCGAAGTTTTTTACTTGCCTCCACTTTGGAAAGGCTTAGATCCGGGTAAAAGGGTTTACTGAGATATATGACCATTCTCGGCTTTCTAATTTTTGGAAAAAAGAAGGCTTTTTTATATACCGTGCACATGGCCACTACCGGAGCATTAAACGAAACCGGATAACCAAACGACGCATCACTGAAAGGCCTTATTTTTGTATAAAAAGGCCAAATATGCGCCTCGGGATAAATTGCGATTATATTGTGATGACTGAGACGGTACTCCATCGCTTTCAAAAAGTTTTTCGCCCCGCCAAAGGTCTGAGGAAGAGGAAGTATTCCCAACATATTAACAAACGAACCTAAACCCTTGATCCCCACCGCGGCCGGATTGGCCACCAGTGCCACTCTTCTCCCCTGTCCAACATTGACATAGGGGATAGCCATATCAATCCAGCGCGTATGATTCCCATAGATAAAATAGCCTTTTTTCTTTAGTGAACGGACATTCTTCCGCCCTTTGACAATAATATTAAAGCCAAAGAATGTAACGATGGCCACAATTGGACTCGCAAAAAAATAGTACAGAAACCAACTCCAAAAACGATATATTTTTCCCTTGTGAATATATTTAAAGTTTTTGCTATTAATCTTTTTTTGTGGAACCCGGCTACCCGAAAAATCATCATTTAACAAATCGGAGTAATAGATGGTTTTTTTATGTCTTTTCATCATACTACTTGCGCAACAAAGAATACCGACGCGGTAAAAATCCTCCGTAAACGTTATTAATATCGCTTACTCCTACCATCGCCTGATTATCTATTTCCTTAATGTCGTTAATTAATTCCGGAGCATGACGGCGTTCGACAAATATCATCAAGATGGTACGGTCGGTATTAAAACCTTTCCCCTTGATGGAGGTAACTCCAATCTTTCGCTCATGAACGAGGTGAACTATTTCAGTAGCTTTTTCCGGAATGGCTATTACTTGTAAAAGGACCTTACCGAAGGCCAGTTTTTTCTCGATGGTCGAGCCCAAGGCTACTCCCGAAGCAAATCCGAGGGCATAGGTAATACCTTTTAATGGAAAAGTGGAGACATCATCGATGACATTGGCGGCGACAAAAACCCAAATTAAAACCTCAAAAAAGGATAAAATGGCTCCGAGCGTCTTAAACCCTCTTTGCACTAAAATTACCCGTACTGTCGAGATTGAAACCTCAAGTAATTTAGCCAGAAAAATAAATAACAACATCCACCAAGGAACCGCGGTAAAAAAGGCTATAATGGCATCCATAAGAAAGTACTCCTCATCGCTAAAGTCTGATATCATTTTACTAGAAATAAACTTTTTAACAATAAGATAGACTTATTAATCAATATTTCATTCCTCGTTTGTTATAATTGAAAACGAGGCTTAATAATGAAAAAAAGATTTAAATGGCTGTCAGTTTTATCGCTTATAACTTTAACCGCTTCCTTCAGGCTAGAAAGCTCGGTTAAACCCTTAAGAGTTGAAGGGCTCTCAACGATGAGCATTTCTACTTTTGACAAGAGTGATAGCGAGGTGAATTCCTACTATCAAGGAGTAGACGGTTATCAGGGTGAAGAGTTAAAGTCGCGTCTACACGACATCATAAAAGATCACACTGCCTACACATATTCTGAAGATGTTGACATCATGAAAATTACCGATCGCGATTGGGCGCTTTCGCCGTTAAGCCCCACGCAACTGGCCAATTGGAATCCTTCGGTTGATACTGGTATCGGCGATCCGTATTTGAAACTTTTGTATGGCGGAAATTATAACGGAACTGCTTCCGCAATCAAGTGGAGCGATGACCACACTACTGTATGGAATAAAGAGCACGTTTGGGCAAAGTCCCACGGCAATTTCGATACGAACGCCCCAGCTGGAACCGATCTTCACCACTTAATCGCCGCCGATCAGGGAATAAATAATTTTCACAGCAATTATGATTATGGTATGCCCACCGAAAATGTTGAGTCCCTGTCGGATGAACGAGGAAACCCTACGACCTCACTTCGAGGAACGAGCCTTGACTCACCAAATTATGTTGTTTTTGCTCCTCCAGAAGAGGACCGAGGGGATGTTGCCCGCGCCTTGTTCTACATGGCTACACGCTACTATGAATGGAAGAGTCTTGCCGAGCCTAAACTTGTCATCTTGGATGAGCCAACCTATACTTCAACCGCGGTTAGTTCCAGTCCAACAAGCCCGGGAAAGATGGCGTTTCTTAAAACACTGCTCCAATGGAATGAACTTGATCCCGTAAGCGATTACGAGATTCATCGTAATAATCTGATCGACATTAATTTTCAACACAATCGCAACCCCTATATCGACCATCCGGAATGGGTGAACATTGTCTATGATACGGCTTACGACGGCCCTGGAGCCACAATCGAGACGGGAAGCGCCTGCACAATCGGAAACTGCGCCAGTCAAGAAGTTAATCCCTTTGACCTGGCCAGCATCTCTTTGAATACTGACCAAGTTAAAACCGAGTATTATATCGGTGAAGCATTTAGTGGCGAGGGTTTAATTGTCACCGCCAAATTGGGCGATGGCTCGAGCCATACAGTGGATAACTATACTTCGTCTTACACCGATGGTTACTTGCTAAACGAGGCCGGAGAATTTACCGTGACTATTTCATATAGCGAAAATAATATCTTAAAAACGGCCACCTACTCAATTATGGTTCAAGCCAAGTCAATCATTCCCGGAATTGATAATACGACTCTCTATCAGATATTGGGTGCCGCTCTAATCATTATATTGTCGGTCGGCTCCACTCTTCTTACAAAGAAAAGCAAACGAAAACGGAAGAAGAATACTAAATCCAGGAAACGATAATAAAAAAACTTGATGTGTTGAGCATCAAGTTTTATTTTTTATTGAACTGCTTTAGCCGCGGCATCAGCCTTTTCCCGAGGCGTAACATTATCGGCTTCAGGAATTTCACCCGCTCTTTTAAGCGCAATCTTCGTTACGACCGGGCCGATAACTTCATAGATGATCGTTGCGGCTAAGATAACAAACAGAATCATATCGCCATAGGTCATATCGCCGAAACCGGCACCGATTAATTCCGGGAAAGTCCGCTGTGCTTGCGTCGCCAGACCAATAGCCACACCGGCTTGAGGAA contains the following coding sequences:
- a CDS encoding 1-acyl-sn-glycerol-3-phosphate acyltransferase, giving the protein MMKRHKKTIYYSDLLNDDFSGSRVPQKKINSKNFKYIHKGKIYRFWSWFLYYFFASPIVAIVTFFGFNIIVKGRKNVRSLKKKGYFIYGNHTRWIDMAIPYVNVGQGRRVALVANPAAVGIKGLGSFVNMLGILPLPQTFGGAKNFLKAMEYRLSHHNIIAIYPEAHIWPFYTKIRPFSDASFGYPVSFNAPVVAMCTVYKKAFFFPKIRKPRMVIYLSKPFYPDLSLSKVEASKKLRDQCYDFMSKIAGTENEVEYYDYVFKEKQDQ
- a CDS encoding DUF5698 domain-containing protein, with the protein product MDAIIAFFTAVPWWMLLFIFLAKLLEVSISTVRVILVQRGFKTLGAILSFFEVLIWVFVAANVIDDVSTFPLKGITYALGFASGVALGSTIEKKLAFGKVLLQVIAIPEKATEIVHLVHERKIGVTSIKGKGFNTDRTILMIFVERRHAPELINDIKEIDNQAMVGVSDINNVYGGFLPRRYSLLRK
- a CDS encoding endonuclease → MKKRFKWLSVLSLITLTASFRLESSVKPLRVEGLSTMSISTFDKSDSEVNSYYQGVDGYQGEELKSRLHDIIKDHTAYTYSEDVDIMKITDRDWALSPLSPTQLANWNPSVDTGIGDPYLKLLYGGNYNGTASAIKWSDDHTTVWNKEHVWAKSHGNFDTNAPAGTDLHHLIAADQGINNFHSNYDYGMPTENVESLSDERGNPTTSLRGTSLDSPNYVVFAPPEEDRGDVARALFYMATRYYEWKSLAEPKLVILDEPTYTSTAVSSSPTSPGKMAFLKTLLQWNELDPVSDYEIHRNNLIDINFQHNRNPYIDHPEWVNIVYDTAYDGPGATIETGSACTIGNCASQEVNPFDLASISLNTDQVKTEYYIGEAFSGEGLIVTAKLGDGSSHTVDNYTSSYTDGYLLNEAGEFTVTISYSENNILKTATYSIMVQAKSIIPGIDNTTLYQILGAALIIILSVGSTLLTKKSKRKRKKNTKSRKR